One region of Nitrospira sp. genomic DNA includes:
- a CDS encoding peptidase: protein MTFCLGMKVEEGLVGIADTRVTTGAECITAGKVSIHQHGRHSMFLMTSGLRSVRDKAVTYFDEAISESDQTFDKLFKAVNVFAAQIRRVAEEDKSALYNAGLTFNLHALVGGQLENDLTHKLYLIYPQGNWVEVSEGTPYCIIGESGYGKPLLDRVLRYHSSMDLALKVGFLAFDATRTSSTSVEYPLDVVLYRHDTFDILEHRFQKEDLAQISSWWQSRIADSVEELPASWVDRLLEALPKGTRSSPHDHGNSAS from the coding sequence ATGACGTTTTGCTTGGGAATGAAGGTGGAGGAGGGGTTGGTCGGGATCGCCGACACGCGGGTGACGACGGGGGCGGAATGCATCACCGCTGGAAAGGTCTCCATCCATCAACATGGCCGCCACTCGATGTTTCTCATGACATCAGGATTACGATCGGTCCGAGACAAAGCTGTGACCTATTTCGATGAGGCCATCAGCGAGAGCGACCAAACGTTCGACAAACTGTTCAAAGCGGTCAACGTGTTTGCCGCACAGATCCGCCGTGTGGCCGAAGAAGATAAAAGCGCCTTATATAATGCTGGACTGACCTTCAATCTCCACGCCCTGGTGGGCGGGCAACTGGAAAACGACCTCACCCACAAACTTTATCTGATCTACCCTCAAGGCAATTGGGTCGAAGTCAGTGAAGGCACCCCCTACTGTATCATCGGCGAATCCGGCTACGGAAAGCCGCTCCTCGATCGCGTGCTGAGGTATCACTCCAGCATGGACCTCGCGCTGAAGGTCGGCTTCCTCGCCTTCGATGCTACACGTACGAGCTCCACCAGCGTCGAATATCCGCTCGATGTCGTGCTGTACCGGCACGATACGTTCGACATTCTCGAACACCGCTTTCAAAAAGAGGACCTTGCTCAGATTTCTTCGTGGTGGCAATCGCGCATTGCCGATTCAGTGGAAGAGCTTCCCGCCTCATGGGTAGATCGTTTGCTGGAGGCTCTGCCGAAAGGCACTCGCTCTTCCCCTCACGACCACGGCAATTCAGCATCGTAA
- the atpD gene encoding F0F1 ATP synthase subunit beta, which translates to MSTGKVIQVIGPVVDVEFPPGQLPNIYNALKVTQEENKAAGKPAVRITLEVASHLGENRVRGIAMSTTDGLTRGMDVQDTGAPISVPVGRETLGRLINVLGEPVDEKGPIKAKKTYPIHRPAPRLEDQDTKTEVLETGIKVVDLLEPYSKGGKVGLFGGAGVGKTVIIMELINNIALHHGGFSVFAGVGERTREGNDLWHEMQESKVIDPDDHTKSKAALVYGQMNEPPGARLRVALTGLAVAEFFRDEENQDVLLFVDNIFRFTQAGSEVSALLGRMPSAVGYQPNLSTEMGALQERITSTKKGSITSVQAIYVPADDLTDPAPATAFAHLDATTVLSRQLAELGIYPAVDPLDSTSRILDPQVIGEEHYKVARGVQSVLQRYKDLQDIIAILGMDELSEDDKMAVARARKIQRFLSQPFHVAEAFTGAPGKYVKLKDTVRSFKEILEGKYDHLPEQAFYMVGPIEEAVAKAEKMGVKV; encoded by the coding sequence ATGAGCACAGGAAAAGTCATTCAAGTCATCGGCCCCGTGGTCGACGTGGAATTTCCCCCCGGTCAATTGCCGAACATCTACAATGCGCTCAAGGTGACGCAGGAAGAGAATAAGGCTGCCGGCAAGCCTGCCGTGCGGATCACGCTCGAAGTCGCGTCGCACCTTGGTGAAAACCGCGTCCGCGGCATCGCGATGTCGACGACGGACGGTCTGACTCGCGGCATGGATGTGCAGGATACTGGGGCCCCGATTTCTGTTCCCGTCGGTCGTGAGACCCTGGGACGGCTGATCAACGTGTTGGGTGAGCCGGTCGATGAAAAGGGTCCGATCAAGGCGAAGAAAACGTACCCCATCCACCGGCCTGCGCCGCGTCTGGAAGATCAGGACACGAAGACCGAAGTGCTCGAGACCGGTATCAAGGTGGTCGACCTCCTGGAGCCGTACAGCAAGGGTGGGAAGGTCGGTCTCTTCGGCGGAGCCGGAGTCGGCAAGACCGTCATCATCATGGAGCTCATCAATAACATCGCGCTCCACCACGGTGGATTCTCGGTGTTCGCCGGCGTCGGTGAGCGTACCCGTGAAGGTAACGACCTTTGGCACGAAATGCAGGAGTCCAAAGTCATCGATCCCGACGACCATACGAAGTCTAAGGCGGCGCTGGTCTATGGTCAGATGAACGAGCCACCCGGAGCCCGTCTTCGGGTCGCGCTGACCGGTCTCGCCGTTGCCGAATTTTTTCGGGACGAAGAGAATCAGGACGTGTTGTTGTTCGTCGACAATATCTTCCGGTTCACGCAGGCGGGATCGGAAGTGTCCGCGTTGCTTGGCCGTATGCCATCAGCCGTCGGTTATCAACCGAACCTGTCCACCGAAATGGGTGCGCTGCAAGAGCGAATTACGTCTACCAAAAAGGGGTCCATCACCTCGGTGCAGGCGATTTACGTCCCGGCCGACGACTTGACCGACCCGGCTCCGGCGACGGCCTTCGCACACTTGGATGCGACGACCGTGTTGTCCCGGCAGCTGGCCGAGTTGGGTATTTACCCGGCGGTCGATCCGCTCGATTCCACGTCACGTATTCTCGATCCGCAAGTCATCGGAGAAGAGCATTACAAGGTGGCCCGCGGCGTTCAATCCGTGTTGCAGCGGTATAAAGATTTGCAGGACATTATTGCCATTCTCGGTATGGACGAATTGTCGGAAGACGACAAGATGGCCGTGGCTCGCGCGCGCAAGATTCAGCGCTTCCTTTCCCAGCCGTTCCATGTGGCCGAAGCGTTCACTGGTGCGCCGGGCAAGTACGTGAAGCTCAAGGATACCGTCCGGAGCTTCAAGGAAATCCTCGAAGGGAAATACGACCACCTGCCGGAGCAGGCCTTCTACATGGTGGGTCCGATCGAGGAAGCCGTCGCGAAGGCGGAAAAGATGGGAGTCAAGGTTTAG
- a CDS encoding F0F1 ATP synthase subunit epsilon yields the protein MAGKILLEVVTPEKLLLSQEVDEVIAPGSEGEFGVLPGHCHLLSSLRIGELRYKTQEAWHYMSILWGYAEVTPSKVTVMAEIAEKAEDIDVGRAQQAVEKAEQRLQAGGLPSEVKEAQISLEKARLRKKIADRAKKSGHA from the coding sequence ATGGCCGGGAAGATCCTATTAGAAGTCGTGACGCCGGAGAAGTTGCTCCTGAGCCAGGAGGTCGATGAAGTCATCGCTCCGGGTAGTGAGGGAGAATTCGGTGTCCTGCCTGGACACTGCCATCTTCTTTCCAGCCTGCGCATCGGAGAGTTGCGGTACAAGACTCAGGAAGCGTGGCATTATATGTCGATCCTGTGGGGCTACGCTGAGGTCACGCCATCCAAGGTCACGGTGATGGCGGAGATCGCCGAGAAGGCCGAAGACATCGATGTCGGTCGTGCACAACAGGCCGTCGAAAAGGCCGAGCAACGCCTCCAGGCTGGCGGACTTCCTTCAGAAGTGAAAGAGGCTCAGATCAGTCTCGAAAAGGCCCGTCTCCGAAAAAAGATCGCGGACCGTGCCAAAAAATCCGGGCACGCCTAA
- the atpG gene encoding ATP synthase F1 subunit gamma yields the protein MPSLQSLRRKIAAFKNTQKITKAMKMVAAAKLKRSQDRILAARPYAHKMRGVLSNLSQRVNRTSHPLLQKREGKKIEILVVTSDRGLCGGFNGNIVRKSSEFVRQCEAQGLSVNLSLIGRKGRDYFRRRAWPIRQEWTGIFDKLTFEHAIDIGGDLTENFVKGTFDELYVVYNEFKSAIQQRVIVEKLFPIDAAAEFGAAPSTTGQSAVGGSYLYEPDEGELLNALVPKHFQIQAYRILLESAAAEHGARMAAMDGATRNAGQLIKKVTLYYNKTRQAAITKELMDIVGGAEALK from the coding sequence ATGCCGAGTTTACAATCTCTCCGGCGGAAAATCGCCGCCTTCAAGAATACGCAGAAAATTACCAAGGCCATGAAAATGGTTGCGGCCGCGAAGCTCAAGCGTTCGCAGGACCGTATTCTGGCTGCGAGGCCCTACGCTCATAAAATGCGTGGGGTGCTTAGCAATCTCAGTCAGCGCGTCAATCGTACATCCCATCCCCTGCTTCAAAAGCGCGAGGGGAAGAAAATCGAAATTCTCGTGGTCACGAGCGATCGCGGGCTGTGCGGCGGATTCAACGGCAATATTGTGCGGAAGAGCTCCGAGTTCGTCCGGCAGTGCGAAGCGCAGGGACTTTCGGTCAACCTCAGCCTGATCGGCCGTAAGGGGCGTGACTATTTCCGCCGTCGTGCCTGGCCGATCCGACAGGAGTGGACCGGAATCTTCGACAAGCTGACCTTCGAGCATGCCATCGATATCGGCGGCGACCTGACGGAAAATTTTGTGAAGGGCACGTTCGACGAACTCTACGTCGTCTACAACGAGTTCAAGTCTGCGATCCAGCAACGGGTGATCGTCGAGAAATTGTTCCCCATCGATGCGGCCGCCGAATTCGGTGCGGCACCGAGTACGACCGGGCAGTCTGCGGTCGGCGGTAGTTACTTATATGAGCCGGACGAGGGTGAGCTTCTGAATGCCTTGGTGCCGAAGCATTTTCAGATTCAAGCCTATCGCATCCTTCTGGAGTCGGCGGCGGCCGAGCACGGGGCACGCATGGCAGCCATGGACGGTGCGACTCGCAATGCAGGGCAACTCATCAAAAAAGTCACCTTGTATTACAACAAGACTCGCCAAGCGGCTATCACCAAAGAACTCATGGACATCGTGGGCGGCGCAGAAGCCCTGAAATAA
- a CDS encoding DUF3365 domain-containing protein: MTSSHKLLRVATVLGFAFVGATVLWPSRALPENAPVTLPIETVANYIHAVIEADRDVYTRHVVERLQTKGVVVASENWEQKNTLPLPAQFLMESGRYIAKKGLGIQYRLISLWPINKRNVAANELEKAGLGTILTQPNRPHTGFMKIGETRYFQAVYADLAATQACLGCHNAHPDSPKRDFKLNDVMGAIVITIPVGP, from the coding sequence ATGACATCCTCTCACAAATTGCTGCGGGTCGCGACGGTACTGGGATTCGCATTCGTCGGCGCGACGGTGTTGTGGCCGAGTCGCGCACTGCCTGAGAATGCTCCCGTCACCCTGCCGATTGAAACGGTGGCCAATTACATCCACGCCGTGATTGAAGCAGACCGGGATGTGTATACCAGGCATGTCGTCGAGCGCTTGCAGACCAAGGGTGTGGTCGTTGCATCGGAGAACTGGGAGCAGAAGAATACCTTGCCGCTACCGGCTCAGTTCCTGATGGAGTCGGGACGGTACATCGCCAAGAAGGGGCTGGGCATCCAATATCGACTGATCAGTCTGTGGCCGATCAACAAGCGCAATGTGGCGGCAAACGAGCTGGAGAAGGCCGGGCTCGGAACCATCTTGACGCAACCGAATCGACCCCACACCGGCTTTATGAAGATCGGGGAGACGCGCTATTTTCAAGCGGTGTATGCCGATCTCGCAGCCACCCAAGCCTGCCTCGGTTGCCACAACGCGCATCCCGACAGCCCCAAACGTGATTTCAAGCTGAATGATGTGATGGGTGCAATCGTGATTACGATCCCCGTCGGGCCATAA
- a CDS encoding alpha-E domain-containing protein — translation MLSRVASSIYWVNRYIERAENYARFIEVNLNLSLDLPRGTVEQWEPLVATTGDHEMFVARYGKATKETVLHFLVADAENPNSILSCLLGARENARSVKEIISSEMWEQVNRFYLLVRDAVTRGMSHHDLHAFLADVKAASHLLWGITDATMSHGEGWHFARLGRLLERADKTSRILDVKYFILLPTADEVGTPFDIIQWSDLLKSASALEMYYKRYGRIAPDDVAAFLILEPTFPRAIRYCLIKAEDSLHAISGSERGSYQNLAEKRLGRLRAELDFVDIEDCVTRGLHEFVDHFQARLNQVGEAISETFFVPRRVHYTESVTEEQ, via the coding sequence ATGCTGAGCAGAGTGGCCAGTTCCATCTATTGGGTGAACCGCTACATCGAACGGGCGGAAAACTATGCCCGGTTCATCGAGGTCAATTTGAATCTCTCTCTTGACCTTCCTCGCGGCACGGTCGAGCAGTGGGAGCCGCTGGTCGCCACGACAGGCGATCATGAGATGTTTGTCGCGCGCTATGGAAAAGCGACGAAGGAGACCGTGCTTCATTTCCTTGTGGCGGATGCCGAGAACCCGAATTCCATTCTGTCCTGCCTCCTGGGCGCGCGGGAAAACGCGCGCTCGGTCAAGGAAATCATCTCCAGTGAAATGTGGGAACAGGTCAACCGCTTTTACCTGTTGGTCCGAGACGCCGTCACTCGCGGGATGTCGCACCATGACCTCCACGCATTTTTGGCCGACGTCAAAGCCGCGAGCCATCTACTGTGGGGAATCACCGATGCCACCATGTCCCATGGAGAGGGTTGGCACTTTGCACGGCTCGGCCGCCTCCTCGAACGAGCGGACAAAACCTCGCGCATTCTCGATGTCAAATATTTCATCCTCTTGCCGACCGCCGATGAAGTCGGCACGCCGTTCGACATCATCCAATGGTCGGATTTATTGAAATCCGCGAGCGCCTTAGAGATGTATTACAAACGCTATGGACGCATCGCTCCGGATGACGTGGCCGCCTTTCTCATCCTTGAACCCACCTTCCCGCGGGCAATCCGCTATTGCCTCATTAAAGCGGAGGACTCCCTGCACGCGATTAGCGGATCCGAACGGGGATCGTATCAAAACCTGGCCGAAAAACGATTGGGACGCCTGCGCGCCGAACTAGACTTTGTCGACATCGAAGACTGCGTCACAAGGGGTCTGCATGAATTTGTGGACCACTTTCAAGCACGACTCAACCAAGTAGGCGAGGCTATTTCTGAAACGTTCTTCGTGCCTCGCCGAGTTCACTACACAGAGTCCGTCACGGAGGAGCAATGA
- a CDS encoding F0F1 ATP synthase subunit alpha, whose amino-acid sequence MQIKAEEISSIIKEKIKGFDQQVDVSQTGSVIQVGDGIAKIYGLDGAMAGEMLEFPGGLYGIALNLEEDNVGAVLMGDDVGIKEGDPVKRTGRIAEIPVGEALIGRVVNAIGQPIDGKGPINSQHSSRIEVVAPGVNTRQSVREPLQTGIKAIDAMIPIGRGQRELIIGDRQTGKTAIAVDTIINQKGLGVFCIYVAVGQKRSTVARVVKTLEENHAMEYSMVVAATASDPAPMQFLAPFSGAAIGEYFRDNGKHALIVYDDLSKHAVAYRQLSLLLRRPPGREAYPGDVFYLHSRLLERAAKLSDKLGGGSLTALPIIETQAGDVSAYIPTNVISITDGQIYLGSDLFYSGIRPAINVGLSVSRVGGSAQIKTMKQVAGTLRLDLAQYREMAAFSQFGSELDKATQMQLARGVRMVELLKQGQYKPMPVADQVLSIYAGVNGFLDDVPVDKVLQFEADLLHYVAQNHQDMRKDIATVGKIDDKVGGKLKEIIATFKQKMGYGAK is encoded by the coding sequence ATCAGCTCCATCATTAAAGAGAAGATCAAGGGCTTCGATCAACAGGTCGATGTCAGCCAGACCGGTTCCGTCATTCAGGTCGGAGACGGCATCGCGAAAATCTACGGATTAGACGGAGCGATGGCCGGAGAAATGCTCGAGTTTCCGGGCGGCCTGTACGGTATCGCGTTGAACCTCGAAGAAGACAATGTCGGCGCCGTGTTGATGGGTGACGATGTCGGAATCAAGGAAGGCGATCCGGTCAAGCGCACTGGTCGTATTGCGGAAATCCCGGTCGGTGAAGCGTTGATCGGACGGGTGGTGAACGCGATCGGTCAGCCGATCGACGGCAAGGGCCCGATCAACTCCCAACATTCGTCCCGTATCGAAGTCGTGGCACCCGGTGTGAACACGAGACAGTCGGTGCGTGAGCCGCTGCAGACGGGCATCAAGGCCATCGATGCCATGATCCCCATCGGTCGTGGTCAGCGCGAGTTGATCATCGGCGACCGGCAGACCGGAAAAACAGCCATCGCCGTCGATACCATCATCAACCAGAAGGGCCTCGGCGTCTTCTGTATCTACGTCGCTGTCGGTCAGAAGCGTTCGACGGTTGCGCGCGTGGTCAAGACCCTCGAAGAAAATCACGCCATGGAATACAGCATGGTCGTGGCGGCGACGGCCAGCGATCCTGCGCCGATGCAGTTCCTGGCCCCCTTCTCCGGTGCCGCGATCGGTGAATACTTCCGCGACAACGGCAAGCATGCATTGATTGTGTACGACGATTTGTCCAAGCACGCGGTAGCGTATCGGCAGCTGTCCTTATTACTGCGCCGTCCGCCGGGCCGTGAAGCTTATCCGGGCGACGTGTTCTATCTGCACTCCCGCCTGCTGGAGCGTGCGGCGAAGTTGAGCGATAAGTTGGGCGGAGGCAGCCTGACGGCCCTTCCGATCATCGAGACGCAAGCCGGCGACGTGTCGGCGTACATTCCGACCAACGTCATTTCGATTACCGATGGCCAGATCTATCTGGGCAGCGACCTCTTCTATTCCGGTATTCGTCCCGCGATTAACGTTGGATTGTCGGTCTCCCGCGTCGGCGGATCCGCGCAGATCAAGACGATGAAGCAGGTCGCAGGTACTCTCCGGCTGGACCTCGCACAATACCGTGAAATGGCCGCGTTCTCCCAGTTCGGGAGCGAACTCGACAAGGCCACTCAGATGCAGCTCGCCCGAGGCGTGCGCATGGTGGAATTGCTCAAGCAAGGGCAATACAAGCCGATGCCGGTTGCCGATCAAGTCTTGTCGATTTATGCGGGCGTCAACGGATTCCTGGACGATGTGCCCGTGGACAAGGTGCTGCAATTCGAGGCGGACCTGCTCCATTACGTGGCGCAGAATCACCAGGACATGCGGAAAGATATCGCCACGGTCGGAAAGATCGATGACAAGGTCGGCGGCAAGCTGAAGGAAATCATCGCGACCTTTAAGCAGAAAATGGGCTACGGAGCAAAATAG
- a CDS encoding circularly permuted type 2 ATP-grasp protein, producing the protein MKFSTYDPGEFYDELFEGIGRPRRGSALLLRKFASLPDGELRKRQQAAERVILNMGMTFGVYGSDEGHEQIFPFDIVPRIVEAPDWTLIDTGLRQRLRALNLFIDDVYHEQKILKDNVIPSELIYSSKGFLKACWGLNPPRGIWCHIAGIDLVRISDGRYYVLEDNMRCPSGVAYVLEARQVMKRTFPELFEAYRVRPVDEYPSRLLETLRSLSDLPDPTIVILTPGSYNSAYYEHSLLAQKMGVELVEASDLVVIDGSVHMRTTKGSHRVDVIYRRINDEYLDPLVFRPDSLLGVPGVMEAYKNGRVAIANAPGTGVADDKAIYAYVPKIINYYLAEEPILPNVPTYVCWERRDRDYVLEHLDQLVVKATNEAGGYGMMIGPQASQQEREDCARRIQADPRNYIAQPTLALSRSPTLVEDQIEGRHVDLRPYVLQGKGFYVLPGGMTRVALRKGSLVVNSSQGGGNKDTWVLS; encoded by the coding sequence ATGAAGTTTTCCACCTACGACCCAGGCGAGTTCTACGACGAATTGTTTGAAGGAATCGGCCGGCCCCGGCGGGGAAGCGCGTTACTGCTGCGGAAGTTTGCATCGCTCCCCGATGGAGAACTTAGAAAGCGCCAGCAAGCAGCGGAACGCGTCATCCTGAACATGGGCATGACGTTCGGCGTGTACGGCAGCGACGAGGGGCACGAACAGATCTTTCCCTTCGACATCGTACCGCGGATTGTGGAGGCACCGGATTGGACGCTCATCGACACCGGCCTTCGCCAACGCCTGCGCGCACTAAACCTATTTATTGATGATGTGTATCACGAGCAAAAGATCCTCAAAGATAACGTCATCCCAAGCGAACTGATCTATTCCAGCAAAGGGTTTCTGAAAGCCTGCTGGGGGCTCAATCCCCCTCGCGGAATCTGGTGTCACATCGCCGGGATCGACCTGGTGCGCATCAGCGACGGCCGCTATTATGTCCTTGAGGATAATATGCGCTGCCCGTCCGGGGTGGCGTATGTGCTGGAAGCCAGACAGGTGATGAAACGAACTTTTCCAGAATTGTTTGAGGCCTATCGCGTCAGGCCGGTCGATGAATACCCAAGCCGCCTGCTGGAAACCCTTCGGTCCCTGTCTGACCTCCCCGATCCGACGATCGTGATTCTCACGCCCGGCAGCTACAATTCCGCCTACTACGAACATTCTCTTCTGGCTCAAAAAATGGGTGTGGAACTGGTGGAAGCCAGTGACCTGGTCGTCATCGATGGCTCGGTCCACATGCGCACCACGAAGGGCTCCCATCGGGTGGACGTCATCTATCGGCGGATCAATGACGAATATTTGGACCCGTTGGTGTTCCGTCCCGATTCTCTGCTGGGAGTTCCCGGTGTCATGGAGGCCTATAAGAACGGCCGCGTGGCGATCGCGAATGCGCCCGGCACCGGCGTCGCCGATGATAAGGCGATCTATGCCTACGTCCCCAAGATCATCAACTACTACTTGGCAGAGGAACCGATACTCCCCAACGTGCCCACCTACGTCTGCTGGGAACGCCGGGATCGAGACTACGTGCTGGAACATCTCGATCAGTTGGTAGTCAAGGCGACGAACGAAGCCGGTGGGTACGGCATGATGATCGGCCCTCAGGCCTCTCAGCAAGAACGAGAAGACTGTGCCCGTCGCATCCAGGCCGACCCTCGCAACTACATCGCTCAGCCCACACTCGCGCTCTCCCGATCGCCGACTCTGGTGGAAGACCAGATCGAGGGACGACATGTCGATCTTCGTCCGTACGTCTTGCAGGGGAAAGGGTTCTATGTGTTGCCGGGCGGCATGACTCGCGTGGCCTTGAGAAAAGGGTCATTGGTCGTCAATTCCTCCCAAGGTGGCGGTAACAAAGATACGTGGGTGCTGTCATGA